The following proteins are co-located in the Neodiprion virginianus isolate iyNeoVirg1 chromosome 6, iyNeoVirg1.1, whole genome shotgun sequence genome:
- the LOC124307445 gene encoding exportin-7 isoform X1, with protein MNHVQEVRQLELLCKQLYESHDSGHRAEAEKALVGFQNAPDTLTKCQLLLDRGDSAYAQLLAATTLAKLVSRPSQGLSLQHRLDIRNYVLNYLATQPKLPNFVIQALVTLFARISKLGWFDSDKEEYVFRNVVTDITKFLQGSVEHCMIGVQLLSQLTCEMNQISEVDVNRSFTKHRKIASSFRDSQLFEIFRLSCSLLSTARENCKSLNFSDEAQHGLMTQLLRLAQNCLTFDFIGTSTDESSDDLCTVQIPTSWRPAFLDFTTLKLFFDLYHSLPNTLSSLALSCLVQIASVRRSLFSNTERAKFLTHLVNGVKHILQNPQGLSDPENYHEFCRLLARLKSNYQLGELVMVENYPEAIQLIAKFTVQSLQMWQFAPNSVHYLLSLWQRMVASVPYVKATEPHLLETYTPEVSNAYITSRLESVAVVVREGLEDPLDDLGMVQQQLEQLSVIGRCEYQKTCTLLVQLFDQAARTYQELMAQTASPTQQIEITIQEGQLTWLVYIIGIGSAIGGRVSFHSNDEHDAMDGELVCRVLQLMNLTDSRLAQGGCEKLELAMLSFFEQFRKIYVGDQVQKNSKVYRRLSDVLGLNDEAMVLSVFIRKIITNLKYWGRSEQIISKTLQLLNDLSVGYSCVRKLVKLEEVQFMLNNHTSEHFPFLGNSVAVSEMRCRSMFYTSLGRLLMVDLGEDEERFHTFMLPLTAALESLGRLMGAADTPLFAAEEAKKALIGLARDLRGLAYAFNTKPSYMMLFDWIYPNYTPILLHAVELWHHEPQVTTPVLKLFAELVQNRTQRLQFDVSSPNGILLFREASKVICSYGNHILNVEVPKDQIYPLKLKGISICFSMLKAALCGSYVNFGVFRLYGDEALDNALNTFVKLLLSIPQSDLLDYPKLSATYYVLLECLAQDHMAFLSTLEPRVFLYILSSISEGLTALGALKDSYTDTMVCTGCCATLDHIVSYLFKQLYQKAGVYPGKKSASVPGGGELFLQVLEQHPGILQQILSTVLNVIMFEDCRNQWSMSRPLLGLILLNEEYFNQLRQNIIRSQPVDKQGAMAQWFENLMDGIERNLLTKNRDRFTQNLSMFRRDINDFLKGPNMSANSVSDMMTS; from the exons ATGAATCACGTACAGGAAGTACGGCAGCTGGAGTTGCTGTGCAAACAGCTGTACGAGTCCCACGACTCGGGACATCGTGCAGAGGCAGAAAAGGCTTTAGTCGGTTTTCAAAACGCGCCCGATACCTTGACTAAGTGTCAGCTGCTCCTAGATCGCGGGGATTCAGCCTATGCTCAATTATTGGCTGCTACGACTCTGGCTAAATTGGTATCGCGACCGTCACAGGGGCTCAGTTTGCAGCACAGACTGGACATAC GAAATTATGTTCTCAACTACTTGGCAACCCAACCCAAGCTACCTAATTTTGTTATACAAGCTCTGGTCACCCTGTTTGCCAGGATATCAAAGCTCGGATGGTTTGACTCTGATAAAGAGGAATATGTGTTTAGGAATGTTGTTACtgatattacaaaatttctcCAG GGGTCAGTAGAGCATTGTATGATAGGAGTGCAACTGCTTTCGCAGTTGACCTGTGAAATGAATCAAATATCCGAAGTAGATGTGAATCGGTCATTTACAAAACATCGTAAAATAGCCAGCAGCTTCAGAGATTCTCAGCTATTTGAAATCTTCCGGCTCTCCTGCTCATTACTGAGCACTGCccgtgaaaattgtaaaagtttgaatttcagtGATGAAGCACAG CACGGTTTGATGACACAACTTCTAAGGCTTGCACAGAATTGCTTGACGTTCGATTTTATCGGAACATCAACCGACGAAAGTTCCGATGATCTTTGTACTGTTCAAATACCGACCAGTTGGAGGCCGGCGTTTTTAGATTTCACGACATTAAAGTTATTTTTTGATCTCTACCACAGTCTACCCAACACTTTATCTTCGCTGGCACTTTCGTGCCTGGTACAAATAGCATCGGTGAGAAGGAGTCTGTTCTCAAACACCGAGAGAGCCAAGTTCTTGACGCATCTGGTAAATGGAGTGAAgcatattttacaaaatccaCAGGGATTGAGTGACCCAGAAAACTATCACGAATTCTGTAGATTACTAGCCCGTTTGAAAAGCAACTATCAACTCGGAGAATTGGTAATGGTAGAGAACTACCCAGAAGCTATACAACTGATAGCTAAGTTTACCGTACAAAGCCTGCAAATGTGGCAATTTGCACCTAACAGTGTTCACTATCTTTTGAGTCTTTGGCAAAGAATGGTAGCTTCGGTACCTTATGTCAAAGCGACGGAACCTCACCTGCTAGAAACCTACACTCCAGAAGTCTCAAACGCTTACATCACCTCGAGATTAGAATCTGTAGCCGTAGTAGTTAGAGAAGGATTAGAGGATCCGCTCGATGATTTAGGAATGGTGCAGCAGCAGCTCGAGCAATTATCTGTAATCGGGAGATGTGAATACCAAAAGACCTGCACCCTTTTGGTCCAGTTGTTCGATCAAGCAGCAAGAACCTATCAAGAACTCATGGCTCAAACAGCTTCGCCTACTCAACAGATTGAGATCACGATACAAGAGGGACAGCTCACGTGGCTTGTCTATATTATCG GTATAGGTAGTGCTATTGGAGGACGGGTGTCATTCCACAGTAACGATGAACATGACGCAATGGATGGAGAACTGGTATGCAGAGTTCTTCAGCTCATGAACTTGACCGATTCTAGACTGGCGCAGGGTGGCTGCGAAAAACTAGAGCTAGCTATGCTCAGTTTCTTTGAACagtttagaaaaatatacgtaggTGATCAAGTAcagaaaaattccaaagtttaTAGAAGACTGTCAGATGTTTTGGGGCTTAATGACGAGGCCATGGTTCTTAGtgtattcattagaaaaat AATAACAAATTTAAAGTACTGGGGACGAAgtgaacaaattatttctaaGACCTTGCAGCTTCTTAACGACCTCTCGGTAGGATACAGTTGTGTAAGGAAACTGGTTAAATTGGAAGAGGTTCAATTTATGCTGAATAATCACACG AGTgaacattttccatttttaggAAACAGTGTCGCTGTTTCTGAAATGCGATGTAGATCAATGTTTTACACTTCCCTCGGTAGATTGCTAATGGTCGATCTGGGAGAGGATGAAGAAAGGTTTCATACTTTCATGCTACCACTCACAG CTGCACTTGAGAGCCTCGGTCGACTCATGGGTGCTGCAGACACTCCATTATTTGCTGCTGAGGAAGCCAAAAAGGCACTAATTGGGCTCGCCAGAGATCTTCGCGGTCTTGCTTATGCCTTTAACACAAAACCTTCGTACATGATGTTATTTGATTGGAT TTATCCGAATTACACACCAATATTACTACATGCAGTAGAGTTATGGCATCACGAACCGCAAGTGACCACGCCGGTCCTGAAGCTGTTTGCTGAGTTAGTACAAAATAGAACCCAGCGACTACAGTTTGATGTATCGTCGCCAAATGGTATATTGCTTTTCCGTGAAGCTAGCAAAGTTATATGTAGTTACGGTAACCACATATTGAATGTCGAAGTACCAAAAGATCAGATTTACCCGTTGAAGCTCAAAGGAATAAGTATTTGCTTCAGTATGCTGAAAGCAGCTTTGTGTGGAAGTTACGTTAACTTCGGAGTGTTTAGATTGTACGGCGACGAAGCCCTTGACAATGCCCTCAATACATTCGTCAAACTATTACTTAGCATACCGCAAAGCGATTTGTTG GACTACCCTAAACTATCGGCTACATATTATGTGCTCCTCGAATGCCTGGCGCAGGATCATATGGCTTTTTTGTCAACACTGGAGCCCAGGGTATTCCTGTACATCTTATCATCGATCAGCGAAGGCCTTACGGCACTAGGTGCGCTAAAAGACTCCTACACAG ACACTATGGTTTGCACTGGTTGCTGCGCAACGCTAGATCACATTGTGTCATACTTGTTCAAACAGCTGTATCAAAAAG CCGGCGTTTACCCTGGGAAAAAAAGTGCCTCGGTACCAGGTGGGGGCGAATTGTTTTTACAAGTTTTGGAACAGCACCCCGGAATTCTTCAGCAAATACTGAGCACAGTATTGAACGTGATAATGTTTGAAGATTGTAGAAACCAATGGAGTATGTCCAGACCCCTCTTGGGTTTAATACTCTTAAACGAAGAG TATTTCAACCAATTGCGACAGAACATAATCAGGAGTCAACCGGTTGACAAACAAGGTGCCATGGCGCAGTGGTTCGAAAACCTAATGGATGGTATCGAGAGAAATCTACTGACCAAAAATAGAGACAG GTTTACACAGAATCTATCAATGTTCAGGAGAGATATAAACGACTTTCTCAAGGGTCCCAATATGTCTGCAAATTCAGTCAGTGATATGATGACTTCGTAG
- the LOC124307445 gene encoding exportin-7 isoform X4, with translation MNHVQEVRQLELLCKQLYESHDSGHRAEAEKALVGFQNAPDTLTKCQLLLDRGDSAYAQLLAATTLAKLVSRPSQGLSLQHRLDIRNYVLNYLATQPKLPNFVIQALVTLFARISKLGWFDSDKEEYVFRNVVTDITKFLQGSVEHCMIGVQLLSQLTCEMNQISEVDVNRSFTKHRKIASSFRDSQLFEIFRLSCSLLSTARENCKSLNFSDEAQHGLMTQLLRLAQNCLTFDFIGTSTDESSDDLCTVQIPTSWRPAFLDFTTLKLFFDLYHSLPNTLSSLALSCLVQIASVRRSLFSNTERAKFLTHLVNGVKHILQNPQGLSDPENYHEFCRLLARLKSNYQLGELVMVENYPEAIQLIAKFTVQSLQMWQFAPNSVHYLLSLWQRMVASVPYVKATEPHLLETYTPEVSNAYITSRLESVAVVVREGLEDPLDDLGMVQQQLEQLSVIGRCEYQKTCTLLVQLFDQAARTYQELMAQTASPTQQIEITIQEGQLTWLVYIIGIGSAIGGRVSFHSNDEHDAMDGELVCRVLQLMNLTDSRLAQGGCEKLELAMLSFFEQFRKIYVGDQVQKNSKVYRRLSDVLGLNDEAMVLSVFIRKIITNLKYWGRSEQIISKTLQLLNDLSVGYSCVRKLVKLEEVQFMLNNHTSEHFPFLGNSVAVSEMRCRSMFYTSLGRLLMVDLGEDEERFHTFMLPLTAALESLGRLMGAADTPLFAAEEAKKALIGLARDLRGLAYAFNTKPSYMMLFDWIYPNYTPILLHAVELWHHEPQVTTPVLKLFAELVQNRTQRLQFDVSSPNGILLFREASKVICSYGNHILNVEVPKDQIYPLKLKGISICFSMLKAALCGSYVNFGVFRLYGDEALDNALNTFVKLLLSIPQSDLLDYPKLSATYYVLLECLAQDHMAFLSTLEPRVFLYILSSISEGLTALDTMVCTGCCATLDHIVSYLFKQLYQKAGVYPGKKSASVPGGGELFLQVLEQHPGILQQILSTVLNVIMFEDCRNQWSMSRPLLGLILLNEEYFNQLRQNIIRSQPVDKQGAMAQWFENLMDGIERNLLTKNRDRFTQNLSMFRRDINDFLKGPNMSANSVSDMMTS, from the exons ATGAATCACGTACAGGAAGTACGGCAGCTGGAGTTGCTGTGCAAACAGCTGTACGAGTCCCACGACTCGGGACATCGTGCAGAGGCAGAAAAGGCTTTAGTCGGTTTTCAAAACGCGCCCGATACCTTGACTAAGTGTCAGCTGCTCCTAGATCGCGGGGATTCAGCCTATGCTCAATTATTGGCTGCTACGACTCTGGCTAAATTGGTATCGCGACCGTCACAGGGGCTCAGTTTGCAGCACAGACTGGACATAC GAAATTATGTTCTCAACTACTTGGCAACCCAACCCAAGCTACCTAATTTTGTTATACAAGCTCTGGTCACCCTGTTTGCCAGGATATCAAAGCTCGGATGGTTTGACTCTGATAAAGAGGAATATGTGTTTAGGAATGTTGTTACtgatattacaaaatttctcCAG GGGTCAGTAGAGCATTGTATGATAGGAGTGCAACTGCTTTCGCAGTTGACCTGTGAAATGAATCAAATATCCGAAGTAGATGTGAATCGGTCATTTACAAAACATCGTAAAATAGCCAGCAGCTTCAGAGATTCTCAGCTATTTGAAATCTTCCGGCTCTCCTGCTCATTACTGAGCACTGCccgtgaaaattgtaaaagtttgaatttcagtGATGAAGCACAG CACGGTTTGATGACACAACTTCTAAGGCTTGCACAGAATTGCTTGACGTTCGATTTTATCGGAACATCAACCGACGAAAGTTCCGATGATCTTTGTACTGTTCAAATACCGACCAGTTGGAGGCCGGCGTTTTTAGATTTCACGACATTAAAGTTATTTTTTGATCTCTACCACAGTCTACCCAACACTTTATCTTCGCTGGCACTTTCGTGCCTGGTACAAATAGCATCGGTGAGAAGGAGTCTGTTCTCAAACACCGAGAGAGCCAAGTTCTTGACGCATCTGGTAAATGGAGTGAAgcatattttacaaaatccaCAGGGATTGAGTGACCCAGAAAACTATCACGAATTCTGTAGATTACTAGCCCGTTTGAAAAGCAACTATCAACTCGGAGAATTGGTAATGGTAGAGAACTACCCAGAAGCTATACAACTGATAGCTAAGTTTACCGTACAAAGCCTGCAAATGTGGCAATTTGCACCTAACAGTGTTCACTATCTTTTGAGTCTTTGGCAAAGAATGGTAGCTTCGGTACCTTATGTCAAAGCGACGGAACCTCACCTGCTAGAAACCTACACTCCAGAAGTCTCAAACGCTTACATCACCTCGAGATTAGAATCTGTAGCCGTAGTAGTTAGAGAAGGATTAGAGGATCCGCTCGATGATTTAGGAATGGTGCAGCAGCAGCTCGAGCAATTATCTGTAATCGGGAGATGTGAATACCAAAAGACCTGCACCCTTTTGGTCCAGTTGTTCGATCAAGCAGCAAGAACCTATCAAGAACTCATGGCTCAAACAGCTTCGCCTACTCAACAGATTGAGATCACGATACAAGAGGGACAGCTCACGTGGCTTGTCTATATTATCG GTATAGGTAGTGCTATTGGAGGACGGGTGTCATTCCACAGTAACGATGAACATGACGCAATGGATGGAGAACTGGTATGCAGAGTTCTTCAGCTCATGAACTTGACCGATTCTAGACTGGCGCAGGGTGGCTGCGAAAAACTAGAGCTAGCTATGCTCAGTTTCTTTGAACagtttagaaaaatatacgtaggTGATCAAGTAcagaaaaattccaaagtttaTAGAAGACTGTCAGATGTTTTGGGGCTTAATGACGAGGCCATGGTTCTTAGtgtattcattagaaaaat AATAACAAATTTAAAGTACTGGGGACGAAgtgaacaaattatttctaaGACCTTGCAGCTTCTTAACGACCTCTCGGTAGGATACAGTTGTGTAAGGAAACTGGTTAAATTGGAAGAGGTTCAATTTATGCTGAATAATCACACG AGTgaacattttccatttttaggAAACAGTGTCGCTGTTTCTGAAATGCGATGTAGATCAATGTTTTACACTTCCCTCGGTAGATTGCTAATGGTCGATCTGGGAGAGGATGAAGAAAGGTTTCATACTTTCATGCTACCACTCACAG CTGCACTTGAGAGCCTCGGTCGACTCATGGGTGCTGCAGACACTCCATTATTTGCTGCTGAGGAAGCCAAAAAGGCACTAATTGGGCTCGCCAGAGATCTTCGCGGTCTTGCTTATGCCTTTAACACAAAACCTTCGTACATGATGTTATTTGATTGGAT TTATCCGAATTACACACCAATATTACTACATGCAGTAGAGTTATGGCATCACGAACCGCAAGTGACCACGCCGGTCCTGAAGCTGTTTGCTGAGTTAGTACAAAATAGAACCCAGCGACTACAGTTTGATGTATCGTCGCCAAATGGTATATTGCTTTTCCGTGAAGCTAGCAAAGTTATATGTAGTTACGGTAACCACATATTGAATGTCGAAGTACCAAAAGATCAGATTTACCCGTTGAAGCTCAAAGGAATAAGTATTTGCTTCAGTATGCTGAAAGCAGCTTTGTGTGGAAGTTACGTTAACTTCGGAGTGTTTAGATTGTACGGCGACGAAGCCCTTGACAATGCCCTCAATACATTCGTCAAACTATTACTTAGCATACCGCAAAGCGATTTGTTG GACTACCCTAAACTATCGGCTACATATTATGTGCTCCTCGAATGCCTGGCGCAGGATCATATGGCTTTTTTGTCAACACTGGAGCCCAGGGTATTCCTGTACATCTTATCATCGATCAGCGAAGGCCTTACGGCACTAG ACACTATGGTTTGCACTGGTTGCTGCGCAACGCTAGATCACATTGTGTCATACTTGTTCAAACAGCTGTATCAAAAAG CCGGCGTTTACCCTGGGAAAAAAAGTGCCTCGGTACCAGGTGGGGGCGAATTGTTTTTACAAGTTTTGGAACAGCACCCCGGAATTCTTCAGCAAATACTGAGCACAGTATTGAACGTGATAATGTTTGAAGATTGTAGAAACCAATGGAGTATGTCCAGACCCCTCTTGGGTTTAATACTCTTAAACGAAGAG TATTTCAACCAATTGCGACAGAACATAATCAGGAGTCAACCGGTTGACAAACAAGGTGCCATGGCGCAGTGGTTCGAAAACCTAATGGATGGTATCGAGAGAAATCTACTGACCAAAAATAGAGACAG GTTTACACAGAATCTATCAATGTTCAGGAGAGATATAAACGACTTTCTCAAGGGTCCCAATATGTCTGCAAATTCAGTCAGTGATATGATGACTTCGTAG